AGTTTACATACGTCCTGAATACCACGAAAGATTGCTTCGCATTGTGCAACTGACAAGGGAAGAGCGAACAACGCTCTATTCTTATATTGACAATATCCTTGAACAACATTTTAAAGATTACGGGGACGATATTACCCATTATTTCAATGAACATTTTAAACCTATTTTATGATGAAAAAAGCAAAGAAAAATAAGAATGCAGTTGCCCAAAGCAACCATTCTGAAAGTGTAAACGAAAAAGTTCAGGTAACTTATGAAAACGCATTTCTGCAAATGAATAAAACACAGAAACGAGGCAATAAAAGCATATACCTAAGCCCTGAACATCACGAGCGTTTAACCCGTATTGTACAGATTATAGGCGATGATAAAATGCCCTTGTTTGCCTATCTCAATAATGTCCTTGACCATCATTTCAGGGTATTTGAGAATATGATTACAAAGGAGTTTAACGAAAAAAACAAATCTCCATTTGAATAATTATCTGATGTTATGGAAATAGTAATTGTGATATGCCTGCTGATAGTTATTGCCCTGCTTTTGCAGGACAAGATTGTCATTAAAAGAAAGTCGGAACAAAAGCCGATGCAGAAAAAAGTTAATCCAAATCTGCCCGATATTATGGGTCAGCCCAAGCCTGTAAGAAGCCTTTCAGTGCCAAACACTGCCAATGAAAGCCAAATAGAGGAACGGGAGATAAATCCCGATAATTTAGACATAGAATACGACGAAAATGAAAACGTCGGTGTTCAAATTCCGCAGGAAGAGCTGGACGAAGTTTTTAGCAATATGCCTGATTTTGAAGAAGAGGAAGAAGAATGGAACAGGTACGGAATATCTGGTAGCGATGACAGTCTTGCCCAAGGGGTTACCTACGACGAACTAAGCTCCATAGAGGCTTTGCTCCAAAAAGAAAATTTGGAACAGGCTCAAAAGGAAACCGCGGTGGCGATAGTTCAAAGATTACAGGGTACTGAATTATTCAGCCTATTAGAAAATTCCATTGAGGGTGCATCCCGAAGAATAGCCGAGCTTTTGGATAGCACGCTTGCTACAGAAACGGATGCTGGTTCTTCCACTTTGCGGAAAAATGATTTGAATGACTTTGACATTGGGGAGTTTGTCTGAAGGGCAACTCCCCTTTATTGTTTAATGATTAATATAGAATATTATGGAAAGGAAATTACCCACAATACTTATTGAAGGAACAGAGTTCATCATTGATGTAAACAGATTAGAATTTCGGGAGAAAGCTGATGAAAGAAACATTTGTCACTTCATTTGATGAAAGATATTGAGGGAGGGTATCAATTTAGCTATGGACTGCAAAGCAAGAATACACCCAACATCTGGACGGATGAAAAGAGTATTACAGTAAAAATACCCGAACTGGTGGAGCTTGATCCTCTTGGAATGTCAACTAAGTACAAAATTCCTTTAGAACAGTTGAGAGGCAAGACAGACTTTGAGATTATGGTTAACCAGTACGCCTTTGATAGGCGTATGGAGAAAGGTCAACTTCCTACCATAGATATAGCCGGTGAAATTTTCCAAGTGGAGTTGGATAAAGATAAACTTATTCCCAAAGCTGATCCGTTTGCACATGGCATCGATATACCATCATTTGGAAATCCAGACCACATTATTGGAGATTACACCTTTGCTTATGATCCTATAAAAAGGGAAATCGTAGAGCTGGACTATCTGAAAATTTTGGAATTGCCGAAGGATTTAATAGCAATCAATCTGCCTTATGCTTTTCGGCTTGATCCGATCGGATGGAATATAAACCTTAACAGAGACCCTAAATGGGGATTGAAGACAATAGATTTTAAAATGGAACATCAATCACCGAAAATACCTTGGGAAAAGACAGACCTGCCTGAAATCATAAAGGAAAACCTCGAAGAGTTAAGAAAAAAACAAGCAGAACAAAAGAAGAATATCCCTCAACAGCCTACAAAAAAAGGAAGAAGGATGTAAATGTGATGAACAATGGGAAGAGAACTGCCGGAAATTGAAATCAAGGGAACTGCATTTATTGTCGATGTTCTCAAAGAAGAGTTAAGGGAAAAAGCCAACCCTGAAAATGCGATGCGAATAAAGCTCATGCACTACGCAGGTGAAAGAGGCTACTCGTTTCATTATGATCTGAATAAAAAGAATTTCCCTGACATTGACCGGATAATTGAATTTGGTTTACCTCAAGGTACGCCCGAGATCAGGATACCGGAACTAAAGAGCATGGATGCAGTGGGCATGGCTAAAAAATATAACGTTAGTCTAGAAGCGGTGAAAGCAAAGGGAGACTTTGAACTGTCGATAAAGCCGGGAAGTTTACACGATCTGCGTCTGAATAAAGGCATATTGCCGACACTTGATATTGCAGGTCATACATTCTATGTTGATCTACAGATGAACAAACTACGGCCAAAGGACGACTTTAAATCCAAAGGCATCAACTTCACGGAAATAAAAGACTATTATGACCGTGATAGACGGGCATTTGTCATTCCATATAATCCTACTACCCGCGAATTTCAACAAGACGATGTTTCAGCACTGACTGAACTGCCCAAAGATATTATTATTGTGCAGTTCCCCGGTCAGTATGATTTGGATATAGTGGGATGGGATAAAAAGCATGGAAACAGCCTTACCACCCAATACCTGAAGCAAATGCACTTTGAAGCCAGAACCCTGCCCTGGGCGGAAACCAATCTGATAGAACATATAAAGCGCAATGTTTCGGAACAGCTATTGCCAAAAGACGAATATGTCGTTAATGAGCCAAAGGATCATCTTTATAGAATAGCCACTGATACAGAAAGGAAACTTCCAATATATAAGATAGACGGCGTAGAATTTATTGTGGATGTCAATCAGTTGGAATTGCGTGGAAAAGACAACCCGAAAAATGTGATTTCTATAAGGGATATGGAAGAACTGCCAACAGAAGGCTATAAATTTTGGTTCAGCCCAAAGAGCAAAGGTCTGACAAAATACTCTGAATGGGAAGCAAAATATATTGAAATACCCGATTTTGTGAAACTTGATCCGATAGGCATGGCAAAGAAACACAACATTTCCGAAGATCGGATAGTGCAAATGGACGATTTCATATTAATGGTCAATCAAGATGCGTTTGATAAAATTGCCAATAGAAGGATTTTACCAACCATAGATATCGCAGGGCATACCTTTTACATCGACTTGTTAAACGATAGGTTACAACCTAAAGACGATGTTTGGTCACGGGGCATCATTTTTTCAGAACTCAATTATTATCATTCGCACAAAGACAACACCTTTACCATTCCTTACAACCAAAGAACACATACCTTTCAGGAAGTGAGCCTCAATGTAAAGGAAATTCCCGAAGACCTTATTGTAATACAAATTCCCGGCAAGCGTACTCTTGATCCCATTGGACAGAATAAGGCAGGGAACTTAAATAATTCGGACTTTCTAAAAAAGAGGGAGTGCATCTGCAACATGAAGCCAAAGTAATACCTTGGCATCAGACCCGATTTGCGGAAACCATCAAGCGTAATTATACGCAGCAGATAAAACCAGAGCAAAAACCTATCATTAGTCAACCACAGGAAAAAGAAACAATAAGTAAAAGAAAAGGTCGTAGAATGTAACTATGAAAGAAACGACTTCGACCTAGCGAAAACGTAATTTGGGGAATTTGATATCGGGGGAGTTTGCGTGAGCAAGCTCCCTTCTTGTTTCGCTAAGAGTTTCTTGAAATACTCTCAAAATTTATCTGACCTACTTTGTTTGTATTGTTTATAATATTAAATTCGCACTGTATGCTCATTAAATAGCACTATATGAAAATCAACAGACTAAAGGTTATATTGGTCGAACAATCTAAGACTAGTAAATGGCTAGCCAAAGAGCTGGGTAAAAGTGAAAGCACTGTGTCAAGATGGTGCACTAATGAAATACAACCGTCTGTTGAAACATTAGCTCAAATTGCACAGCTTTTAAAAGTGGATATTAAAGAGTTTTTAAACTCAACAGAGCTAAGTTAACTATTACCTCAAATTGATGTCTGGGGTAAAATGTATCAAATTTATAAAGACAAATCTTTTGGAAAGATTTAAAAATGAAAGAACAACAAGAAAAATATAATTTACCTGAAGGTTGGGCATGGACTACTATAGGAGAAATAGCATTACTATCTAGTGGAGGTACGCCAGATAGAGGGAATCACAGCTATTATAATGGTGATATTCCTTGGGTAAAATCTGGCGAATTGAATCATGGTACAATAATTAAAACTGAAGAGACAATAACCCAAGAAGCGATTGAAAATTCTAGTGCTAAAATAGTTCCTTCAGGAACATTACTAATCGCTTTATATGGATCAACAGTAGGAAAATTAGCATTCTTAGGAATAGATGCTACAACAAATCAAGCTGTTGCTGCTCTAAAAACAACAAGTAGCTTTGAAAGTAAATATCTATATTATTATTTGTTACATAATAGAGAGAGGCTTTTACAGAAAAGAGTTGGTGGAGCACAGCCTAATATTAGCCAAAAGATACTACAAGTATTTCCTATTCCTATATCTACTTTAAAAGAACAACGAGTAATAATTCAACAAATAGAATCATTATTTAGTAAGCTTGATGATGCTGAAAAGGGATTAAAAAAAGCAATTGACAGCTTGAAAATTTATAGACAGGCAGTCTTGAAAAATGCCATTGAAGGTGTATTGACTAAGAATTGGAGGCAGGATTTATCTATGGATGCTCATCAGGAATTGACAAATATAAAGAGAAAGAGAAAAGAGAAATATGATGCGGAGATAGAAAACAAAAAAAGGAAAAAGATCAAAATTGATTTTGAATTTGATTATAAAAGAGATGATGAAATTTATAGTTGGGCAATATCTAGTTTAGATAATTTAGTTAATATGAATGCCAGAATTGGTTGGCGAGGATTGACAAAGAAGGAGTATACTAATGAAGGAGCTCTTTTTCTTTCCGTCCACTCTTTAAATTATGGGAAAAATGTTGTTTTTAAAGATGCGAATTTTGTTTCAATCGAGCGATATGAAGAAAGTTCAGAGATACAATTGAAAATAAATGATATTTTACTATGCAAAGATGGGGCTGGTATTGGTAAAGTAGGAATTATTAAAAAGCTGCCTGGTAAAGCCACTGTAAACTCTTCATTATTAGTCATAGATTCAAGAGAGGTCTTCAATCCAGATTTTTTATATTATTTCTTTCTCGGTCCTAATATGCAACGTTTGGTGAATGAAAAAATATCTGGAAGTGCTATTCCGCATCTATTTCAAAAAGACATAAAGAAATTCAAATTAAAGGTTCCTCCTATATTAGAACAAGATAAGATTGTCGAAATATTAGAATCGAGATTTACTTTAGTTGATAATTTAGAAAAATCCGCACAAAATGTTTTGAAGGAAATTATTGCGCTTAGACATTCAATTCTAAAAAAGGCATTTGAGGGTAGACTTGTTAACTATATTTCAAATGGATCCATAGAAGATTTGTTGAAAGATATACAAGAAGAAAAAAGATTATATCTTGAAAAGCAAAAAGAAATAAATCTTAACAAACCAAAAGAAAAGAAAAAAATGGAAGAGAAAAAATCCATACTTGAAATTTTGAAAGAATCTAATACACCAATATCTGCTCAAGAGTTGTGGGAAAAATCAACGAGCGATGGAGATATTGAACGATTCTACAGTGAAATAAAAGAAATTTACTATCAAATTGATGAGTTGAAATCAGAGACAGAATCACTTTTAACTTTAAAAGATGAAAATAAATAACGTACAAATAAAAGGTAGATTCAAGAATCTGGAAGATTTTTATTTTGATTTTGGTGAAAATTCCATGGAGACAGTATTGCTTGGATTAAATGCTACTGGTAAGTCTAATTTTATGGAGGCGTTGGTTATCATCTTTAGAGATTTAGATCTGGAAAGAGTTCCAATGTTACATAAGCAAAGTCAACCTTTTGAATATAAGATTAAATATACCTGTCGTGACAAAGTTATAGAAGTTGATTATTCAGTAAAAACAGGATATACTTTCTGTATAGATGGTGAAAAATTGAAATCAAAAACACAGTTTTTCAAAAACAAAAATGAATATTTACCGAGCCATGTTTTTGTTTACTACTCGGGTTTAAGTGAGCGTTTAAAATCTTTGTACGCAGATCACAAGATTCAGCAATTCAAGAAAATGATGGATCCAAAATCTAAATATGAGGACTTTAAAGAAATGCCTCGTATTTTCTTAGTTGAGCCAATTCATGCCAGTTTTGCTTTAATCGCTTTTTATTTATTTGACGAGAAAGAGAAAGAAACTATTGATTTTTTAAAAAGAGAACTTAATATAGTAGATTTTGGTTCAGCGCTTTTTATGCTAAAGCAACCTAATTGGTCTAAATCTCGTAAAGATCCGGATCATTTTTGGAATACAGCAGGCTTAGTTCGAAGGTTCATTGAAGATTTGTGGAATTTTTCTATTGTACCAATGTTTTACAAGGAAACTGTGAGAGGAGCTTTAAATAAAAGAGAAACACTAAACAGGCTCTTTCTTTTCTTGAAAGATAAAGAAGCTATCAGAGCATTTGTCGAGATGAAATATGAAAATAAGATAACCCTATTTAATGCTTTATGCAGTCTTCATTATTCTGAATTAGTAGAGGATCAGGATGTCAGGATAAAAGTTTTAAAAGAACACGTTGAAGACGAATTGGCTATGGGTGAACTTAGTGAAGGTGAAAAGCAATTAATTACAGTTCTTGGCCTACTTAAATTCACAAAAGATGATGAAGCACTTATTCTTCTCGATGAGCCGGATACTCATTTGAATCCGTTATGGAAATGGAAATACCTGGAGTTTTTAGAAAATGTAGTTAGTAAATCTGCTAAGACACAAATCGTTTTTTGTACGCATGATCCATTAGTTATAGGTGGATTAGATAAAGAACAAATACGTGTCTTTAAAAAAAATGAGAACTTAGAAACGATTGTAGTAGAGCCAGATATAAGCCCTAGGGGCTTAGGAGTTGCTGGTATTTTAACAAGTCCACTATTTGGAATGCCAACGACCCTTGACAGAGCAACAAATGAATTGTTAGAAGAGAGAAATTTATTACTGTATAAACAAAGTAAGGGTAATTTCACTGATGCTGATCAAAAAAGGCTTAAAGAACTTTTTGAAGTTTTGAGTAATGAGGGATTTAACTACACATTTAAAGATCCTGATTTTTCTGAATTTATTGCAAAAAAAATGGATAATCAAAATGCGAAAGACTCATGATTTACATTGACAATACTAAGCTTGAAAAACCTAATCAGAAATGGTTGAATAAAGTGGGCATATTACTAGAAAAGCTTAAAGAAGCGGAAAATAACGATGATAGAAATAAAATAATCGATCAAAATCACCGTATATGGAAGCTCTTAAAAGATAGCTTAAAGGTATTGTCATGCGGAAAGTGTTGGTATTCGGAAACCAAAAATCCGTATTCCCATTTGCATATAGATCATTTTAGACCAAAAAAAAGAACAGAAGATATATTTGATAAACTTACCCCTCTCAAAGATGGGTATTGGTGGCTGACTTTTGAAATTACTAATTATCGACTATGTGGAAGTGTCGGAAATGTAAAAAAGGGAGACCATTTTGCAGTAAAGTATAATAGAGTTGTTCAACCTGGGCCAATTTCTGATGAGGTATATTACTTCCTTGATCCTACAGTGAAAGAGGATGTCAAGCTTTTAAATTTTGATAACAACGGAAGCATAAAACCTTCGGCTCCTGAAAATTTAGAAAAATGGAATCATGACAGGGCTAAGTATACGATTGAGTACTTAGATTTAAATTACCCAGATTTGCAAGAAGCTAGAAAACTAAAGTGGCAAGACACAACAATTATTATAAAGGAAGTAAATCGATTAAACTCCGTATATAATAATGAGCCGACTAATCAAAATAAATCCAAAAAAGAGTTTGAAATTAACAAACTAAGAACGATGCTTTCTCTTGAACAGGAATTAACCTCTACAGTTCGCTCTTGTTTAAGAGCATCTGGAGAAGATTGGGCATATAAATTACTTGAAGAATAAAAAAATGGCATCAACAAACATATTAGTAGCAAAAATCTGGTCATTCTGTGATACTCTTCGCGATGACGGATTAGGTTATGGCGATTACTTGGAACAACTTACTTATTTGCTTTTTCTCAAAATGGCAGATGAAAATAAAAATCAGTATCAAATTCCTGATGGATGTGATTGGCAAGAGTTGAAATCTTCTAGTCAAATAATAGAAACTTACGAATTAATATTAAAAAAGCTCTCTAATTCGGGCGGCATGCTTAGCAAAATATTTGCGGGAGCATTAAACAAAATACACGATTCTGTTAAGCTTAAAAAATTAATTAACCTAATTGATGAAGAAGATTGGACTTCACAGGAAATAGATGTTAAGGGTGAGATTTATGAATCCTTATTACAAAAAAATGCTGAAAATAGCGGAGCGGGTCAATATTTTACGCCTAGGGCGGTAATTACTGCAATGGTTGAATGTATGCAACCCAAACCAAAGGAAAAAGTTGCAGATCCTTCTTGTGGTACAGGTGGTTTCTTTTTGGGTGTACTTAATCATTTAAGAAATATTAAACTTAGTAAGTCGGAACAAGAGTTTTTGAAATTCCATACATTCAAAGGATGGGAAATTGAAAAAGCTACGGCTCGACTATGTTTAATGAACCTCTTCTTGCACGGAGTTGGGGATTTGAAAGAAACTCCTGAAATAGAGGTTAAGGACAGCCTGAAAAGAGCGGACGGAGAGGTGTTAGAATCTGAAAAAATTGACATAGTACTTGCTAATCCTCCTTTTGGGATAAGTAGTAGTGATATACCAACAACAGATAACAAGCAAGCAGAAAAAGACGGCTATTTTCTGAGGAAGGACTTTTGGGTAACTACAAGTAATAAACAATTAGCATTTTTACAGCATATTGTAACTATGTTAAATGAGAATGGTCGTGCAGCCGTTGTTCTTCCAGACAATGTACTCTTTGAAGGAGGTGCTGGTGAAACAATTCGGAAAAAACTTCTTGAAAACACAAATTTACATACAATACTAAGACTACCTACAGGAATTTTTTATGCTCAAGGAGTAAAATCAAATGTGCTTTTCTTTCAAAAAGAATCTAGATCGGATTTACCAGCAACTAAAGACGTTTGGATTTATGATTATCGAACAAACATCAGACATACTCCCAAAAAGAATCCATTAAAGCACGAACATTTAGAAGATTTCATAAGGTGTTTTAATGCAATTAACATTTCAAAAAGAAAAGAGACATGGGGTCAAGAGAATGAAAATGGTCGTTGGCGTAAATATTCTTATGATGAAATAATAGAAAAAGATAAAACGAATTTGGATATATTTTGGCTAAAAGATGATAATCTTATTGACTTGGATAATCTCCCTGATCCAGAAGTATTGATTGATGATATTATTGAAAATATTGAAAGTGCCTTAGCCAATTTTAGAACGATTAAGGATTCGTTGAACTAGACATACAAAACCTTTTGCATGAATGATTTTTTAAATGATAATATTTTTAATGTCGATTGTGATTTATTATTAATCCCAATTTCAACAGCTGGCACCATTTCTAATTCTTTTAGAAGTGGTTTAGAGGAATTAGATATTGCAGAAGATCTTTGGGAAAATAAGAAATATGAACTTGGTGATGTCAAAATATTACCTAAAAAATCGAAGAGAAAATTCATAGCTTTTGTTTGTACTGTCGATGGACATGATAGTGCTTACTATGCAATCAGATTAATAGGGAAAAGACTTGCAGAAAAAGTAGTAGAGTTAAAATATATTAGAGAAATAGCCTCTCCAATACTAGGTACAGGAGCAGGCAAGCTTCAGCCGGATTTAAGTCTAAATATTATGC
This is a stretch of genomic DNA from Chryseobacterium tructae. It encodes these proteins:
- a CDS encoding DUF3408 domain-containing protein codes for the protein MMKKAKKNKNAVAQSNHSESVNEKVQVTYENAFLQMNKTQKRGNKSIYLSPEHHERLTRIVQIIGDDKMPLFAYLNNVLDHHFRVFENMITKEFNEKNKSPFE
- a CDS encoding conjugal transfer protein TraD, producing MEIVIVICLLIVIALLLQDKIVIKRKSEQKPMQKKVNPNLPDIMGQPKPVRSLSVPNTANESQIEEREINPDNLDIEYDENENVGVQIPQEELDEVFSNMPDFEEEEEEWNRYGISGSDDSLAQGVTYDELSSIEALLQKENLEQAQKETAVAIVQRLQGTELFSLLENSIEGASRRIAELLDSTLATETDAGSSTLRKNDLNDFDIGEFV
- a CDS encoding helix-turn-helix transcriptional regulator; protein product: MKINRLKVILVEQSKTSKWLAKELGKSESTVSRWCTNEIQPSVETLAQIAQLLKVDIKEFLNSTELS
- a CDS encoding restriction endonuclease subunit S — protein: MKEQQEKYNLPEGWAWTTIGEIALLSSGGTPDRGNHSYYNGDIPWVKSGELNHGTIIKTEETITQEAIENSSAKIVPSGTLLIALYGSTVGKLAFLGIDATTNQAVAALKTTSSFESKYLYYYLLHNRERLLQKRVGGAQPNISQKILQVFPIPISTLKEQRVIIQQIESLFSKLDDAEKGLKKAIDSLKIYRQAVLKNAIEGVLTKNWRQDLSMDAHQELTNIKRKRKEKYDAEIENKKRKKIKIDFEFDYKRDDEIYSWAISSLDNLVNMNARIGWRGLTKKEYTNEGALFLSVHSLNYGKNVVFKDANFVSIERYEESSEIQLKINDILLCKDGAGIGKVGIIKKLPGKATVNSSLLVIDSREVFNPDFLYYFFLGPNMQRLVNEKISGSAIPHLFQKDIKKFKLKVPPILEQDKIVEILESRFTLVDNLEKSAQNVLKEIIALRHSILKKAFEGRLVNYISNGSIEDLLKDIQEEKRLYLEKQKEINLNKPKEKKKMEEKKSILEILKESNTPISAQELWEKSTSDGDIERFYSEIKEIYYQIDELKSETESLLTLKDENK
- a CDS encoding AAA family ATPase gives rise to the protein MKINNVQIKGRFKNLEDFYFDFGENSMETVLLGLNATGKSNFMEALVIIFRDLDLERVPMLHKQSQPFEYKIKYTCRDKVIEVDYSVKTGYTFCIDGEKLKSKTQFFKNKNEYLPSHVFVYYSGLSERLKSLYADHKIQQFKKMMDPKSKYEDFKEMPRIFLVEPIHASFALIAFYLFDEKEKETIDFLKRELNIVDFGSALFMLKQPNWSKSRKDPDHFWNTAGLVRRFIEDLWNFSIVPMFYKETVRGALNKRETLNRLFLFLKDKEAIRAFVEMKYENKITLFNALCSLHYSELVEDQDVRIKVLKEHVEDELAMGELSEGEKQLITVLGLLKFTKDDEALILLDEPDTHLNPLWKWKYLEFLENVVSKSAKTQIVFCTHDPLVIGGLDKEQIRVFKKNENLETIVVEPDISPRGLGVAGILTSPLFGMPTTLDRATNELLEERNLLLYKQSKGNFTDADQKRLKELFEVLSNEGFNYTFKDPDFSEFIAKKMDNQNAKDS
- a CDS encoding type I restriction-modification system subunit M, whose protein sequence is MASTNILVAKIWSFCDTLRDDGLGYGDYLEQLTYLLFLKMADENKNQYQIPDGCDWQELKSSSQIIETYELILKKLSNSGGMLSKIFAGALNKIHDSVKLKKLINLIDEEDWTSQEIDVKGEIYESLLQKNAENSGAGQYFTPRAVITAMVECMQPKPKEKVADPSCGTGGFFLGVLNHLRNIKLSKSEQEFLKFHTFKGWEIEKATARLCLMNLFLHGVGDLKETPEIEVKDSLKRADGEVLESEKIDIVLANPPFGISSSDIPTTDNKQAEKDGYFLRKDFWVTTSNKQLAFLQHIVTMLNENGRAAVVLPDNVLFEGGAGETIRKKLLENTNLHTILRLPTGIFYAQGVKSNVLFFQKESRSDLPATKDVWIYDYRTNIRHTPKKNPLKHEHLEDFIRCFNAINISKRKETWGQENENGRWRKYSYDEIIEKDKTNLDIFWLKDDNLIDLDNLPDPEVLIDDIIENIESALANFRTIKDSLN